From a single Nocardioides panacis genomic region:
- a CDS encoding NAD(P) transhydrogenase subunit alpha produces the protein MRIAVALETRTGETRVALVPELVGKLTGLGYVVVVEPGAGAGALHDDEEYVAAGAEVLEEPWLDADVVVSVNPLDASVVRRLRAGTATVSFLPVNQSLDLVADLRDCDVTSFAMELVPRISRAQSMDALSSQALVSGYRCAIVAAGLLRRFFPLNMTAAGTVPPAQVVVLGAGVAGLQAIATSKRLGAVVKAYDVRAAAAEEIRSMGAIAIELELETLEGTGGYAREMTEDRAARQRDLLAPYIADADALITTAAVPGRSAPLLVTAEMVEQMKPGSVVVDLAAESGGNVEGAQPGKVVRVGHAQVWGGANVPGQMPGPASRLYAQNVVNLVTLMTRSGGEGDGEALFAPDFDDEIVAGSCVTHGGAIRHEPTRAALEGDAP, from the coding sequence GTGAGGATCGCAGTGGCCCTGGAGACCCGGACGGGCGAGACCCGGGTCGCGCTCGTCCCCGAGCTGGTCGGCAAGCTGACCGGGCTGGGGTACGTCGTCGTCGTCGAGCCCGGCGCCGGCGCCGGCGCGCTGCACGACGACGAGGAGTACGTCGCGGCCGGCGCGGAGGTCCTCGAGGAGCCCTGGCTGGACGCGGACGTGGTGGTGTCGGTGAACCCCCTCGACGCCTCCGTCGTACGTCGCCTGCGGGCCGGCACGGCCACCGTCTCGTTCCTGCCCGTCAACCAGTCCCTCGACCTGGTCGCCGACCTGCGGGACTGCGACGTGACGTCGTTCGCGATGGAGCTGGTGCCGCGCATCTCGCGGGCCCAGTCGATGGACGCGCTGTCCTCGCAGGCGCTGGTCTCGGGCTACCGCTGCGCGATCGTCGCGGCCGGGCTGCTGCGCCGCTTCTTCCCGCTCAACATGACCGCCGCCGGCACGGTCCCGCCCGCCCAGGTGGTGGTGCTCGGTGCCGGCGTCGCGGGCCTGCAGGCGATCGCCACCTCCAAGCGCCTCGGCGCCGTCGTCAAGGCGTACGACGTCCGGGCGGCCGCCGCGGAGGAGATCCGCTCGATGGGCGCGATCGCGATCGAGCTCGAGCTCGAGACGCTGGAGGGCACGGGCGGCTACGCCCGGGAGATGACCGAGGACCGGGCTGCCCGGCAGCGTGACCTGCTGGCGCCGTACATCGCCGACGCGGACGCGCTGATCACCACCGCCGCGGTGCCCGGCCGGAGCGCGCCGCTGCTCGTGACCGCGGAGATGGTCGAGCAGATGAAGCCCGGGTCCGTCGTCGTGGACCTGGCGGCCGAGTCCGGCGGCAACGTGGAGGGCGCCCAGCCGGGGAAGGTCGTGCGGGTCGGCCACGCCCAGGTCTGGGGTGGCGCGAACGTGCCGGGCCAGATGCCCGGGCCGGCCTCCCGGCTCTACGCCCAGAACGTCGTCAACCTGGTCACGCTGATGACCCGCTCCGGTGGCGAGGGTGACGGGGAGGCGCTGTTCGCCCCCGACTTCGACGACGAGATCGTCGCCGGCTCGTGCGTCACCCACGGCGGCGCGATCCGGCACGAGCCCACCCGCGCCGCCCTGGAAGGGGACGCACCATGA
- a CDS encoding magnesium transporter CorA family protein: MDVRFVDAEGAHPHDSDDVVVLLERDDGFLWVDVPVWDQQVDGFLAGLGVHPLVVEACKQRNHVPTVHGYADHYFVTVHSPLLGAAGHVHLLELDQIVGDRFLVTVHGPLNPVVDPAAALVETAGVLARIEGGRFRPTTPAELSYAVTSAVARRQRGLVGDVAEKLPDLEQHVMASQLVDPETLLERMFLIRHELITARTMAAQTHDVYARMGSLDRFVTDDARHLAHDLADQFDRVRSIADGEAQFLFGVIELYQTKVNTKMTLAMERLAVIAAVTLPVTAIASVYGMNVIVNQHTHVTQLVVVVIVMVTISGLLLRWARRQGWW, from the coding sequence ATGGACGTGCGGTTCGTGGACGCAGAGGGCGCGCACCCCCATGACAGCGACGACGTCGTCGTGCTGCTCGAGCGCGACGACGGGTTCCTCTGGGTCGACGTACCGGTCTGGGACCAGCAGGTCGACGGCTTCCTGGCCGGGCTCGGCGTGCACCCCCTCGTCGTCGAGGCCTGCAAGCAGCGCAACCACGTCCCGACCGTGCACGGCTACGCCGACCACTACTTCGTGACGGTGCACAGCCCGCTGCTCGGTGCGGCCGGGCACGTGCACCTCCTCGAGCTCGACCAGATCGTCGGCGACCGGTTCCTGGTCACCGTGCACGGCCCGCTGAACCCGGTCGTGGACCCGGCCGCGGCGCTCGTCGAGACCGCCGGGGTGCTGGCCCGGATCGAGGGCGGCCGGTTCCGCCCCACGACGCCCGCCGAGCTGTCGTACGCCGTCACCTCGGCCGTCGCCCGGCGCCAGCGGGGCCTGGTCGGCGACGTCGCGGAGAAGCTCCCCGACCTCGAGCAGCACGTGATGGCCTCGCAGCTGGTCGACCCCGAGACGCTGCTGGAGCGGATGTTCCTGATCCGCCACGAGCTGATCACCGCCCGCACGATGGCCGCGCAGACCCACGACGTGTACGCCCGGATGGGCTCGCTGGACCGGTTCGTCACGGACGACGCCCGGCACCTCGCGCACGACCTCGCCGACCAGTTCGACCGGGTCCGCTCGATCGCGGACGGCGAGGCGCAGTTCCTGTTCGGGGTCATCGAGCTCTACCAGACCAAGGTCAACACCAAGATGACGCTGGCGATGGAGCGGCTGGCCGTGATCGCCGCCGTGACGCTGCCGGTCACCGCGATCGCGTCGGTCTACGGGATGAACGTGATCGTCAACCAGCACACGCACGTCACCCAGCTGGTCGTGGTCGTGATCGTGATGGTGACGATCTCCGGGCTGCTGCTGCGGTGGGCGCGGCGGCAGGGGTGGTGGTGA
- the mmsB gene encoding multiple monosaccharide ABC transporter permease: MNSLKNALRGNVRQYGMVIALVAIVVLFQITTDGILLRPLNLTNLFTQNASILILAIGMVIVIIARHIDLSVGSVAAFTGAVAAILMTKYDVPWVLAVILCLVLGAAIGAWHGFWVAYVGIPAFIVTLASMLIFRGLTLVVLKGATVGGLPDGFEAMGNGFLPDVGPDTGLSNLTLVLAALLAVFLVALEFRKRASAVRYNFDVVPVGLFYAKLVAMVAVIMIFAYLLAQYRGVPIVGLILFVLIGVYGFITQRTVTGRHVYAIGGNVDAATMSGVRTKRIDFLVMTNMGLLAALAGMVTAARLTAANPKAGTNFELDAIAAAFIGGAAVTGGVGTVVGAIIGGFVMGVLNNGMSLMGISIDWQQTVKGLVLLAAVAFDVWNKKRTSVGGGAGAEESSDKAPPPEELVAEIEQEKAHDTEART, from the coding sequence ATGAACTCGCTGAAGAACGCGCTGCGCGGCAACGTCCGCCAGTACGGGATGGTCATCGCTCTCGTGGCCATCGTGGTGCTGTTCCAGATCACCACCGACGGCATCCTGCTGAGGCCGCTGAACCTGACCAACCTGTTCACCCAGAACGCCTCGATCCTGATCCTGGCGATCGGCATGGTGATCGTCATCATCGCCCGGCACATCGACCTGTCGGTGGGCTCGGTCGCCGCGTTCACCGGTGCGGTGGCCGCGATCCTGATGACGAAGTACGACGTCCCGTGGGTGCTCGCGGTGATCCTCTGCCTCGTGCTCGGCGCGGCCATCGGCGCCTGGCACGGCTTCTGGGTCGCATACGTCGGGATCCCGGCGTTCATCGTGACGCTGGCCAGCATGCTGATCTTCCGCGGCCTGACGCTCGTCGTGCTCAAGGGCGCCACTGTCGGCGGCCTGCCGGACGGCTTCGAGGCGATGGGCAACGGCTTCCTGCCCGACGTCGGTCCGGACACCGGCCTGTCCAACCTGACCCTGGTGCTGGCCGCGCTGCTCGCGGTGTTCCTGGTCGCCCTGGAGTTCCGCAAGCGCGCCTCGGCGGTCCGCTACAACTTCGACGTGGTCCCGGTCGGGCTGTTCTACGCCAAGCTCGTCGCGATGGTCGCGGTCATCATGATCTTCGCCTACCTGCTGGCGCAGTACCGCGGCGTCCCGATCGTCGGCCTGATCCTGTTCGTGCTGATCGGCGTCTACGGCTTCATCACCCAGCGCACGGTGACCGGTCGGCACGTCTACGCCATCGGCGGCAACGTCGACGCGGCCACGATGTCCGGTGTCCGCACCAAGCGCATCGACTTCCTGGTGATGACCAACATGGGTCTGCTCGCCGCCCTGGCCGGCATGGTCACCGCGGCCCGCCTGACCGCGGCCAACCCGAAGGCCGGCACGAACTTCGAGCTCGACGCGATCGCCGCGGCGTTCATCGGCGGCGCGGCCGTCACCGGCGGTGTCGGCACGGTGGTCGGCGCGATCATCGGTGGCTTCGTGATGGGTGTCCTGAACAACGGCATGTCGCTGATGGGCATCTCGATCGACTGGCAGCAGACGGTCAAGGGCCTGGTGCTGCTCGCCGCGGTCGCCTTCGACGTCTGGAACAAGAAGCGCACGTCGGTCGGAGGTGGTGCCGGGGCCGAGGAGTCCTCGGACAAGGCGCCGCCGCCCGAGGAGCTGGTCGCCGAGATCGAGCAGGAGAAGGCCCACGACACGGAGGCCAGGACCTAG
- the mmsA gene encoding multiple monosaccharide ABC transporter ATP-binding protein — protein sequence MSQPILEMRSITKEFPGVKALSDVSLTVNRGDIHAICGENGAGKSTLMKVLSGVYPHGTYDGDIFFDGQVVEFKDIRQSEAAGIVIIHQELALIPELSIAENIFLGNETAKGGIISWDRANRQAIELLARVGLAENPLTQVKHLGVGKQQLVEIAKALSKEVKLLILDEPTAALNDDDSQHLLDLLKGLQGKGITSIMISHKLNEIEQIADEITIIRDGRTIETLAVAADAVDEDRIIRGMVGRDLENRFPEHVPEIGDVLFELRDWSVMHPLDASRAVIRDANLSVRKGEIVGIAGLMGAGRTELARSVFGRSYGSRVEGRLTLNGKELHLRSVHAAIDAGIAYLTEDRKVLGLNLLDDIKRSITSAGLDKIRKGLTVDQREEVVVAEKYRTSMNIKTPTVNEGVAKLSGGNQQKVVLSKWMFTDPQLLILDEPTRGIDVGAKYEIYGVIQRLAKQGRGVIVISSELPELLGLCDRIYTLAEGRITQEFSRAEANQESLMRYMTKSTQEQEVVR from the coding sequence ATGAGCCAGCCGATCCTGGAGATGCGCTCCATCACCAAGGAGTTCCCTGGTGTCAAGGCGCTCAGCGACGTCAGCCTCACCGTCAACCGCGGTGACATCCACGCCATCTGCGGGGAGAACGGCGCCGGCAAGTCCACGCTGATGAAGGTGCTGTCCGGCGTCTACCCGCACGGCACCTACGACGGCGACATCTTCTTCGACGGGCAGGTGGTCGAGTTCAAGGACATCCGGCAGAGCGAGGCGGCCGGCATCGTCATCATCCACCAGGAGCTCGCGCTGATCCCCGAGCTGTCGATCGCCGAGAACATCTTCCTCGGCAACGAGACCGCCAAGGGCGGGATCATCAGCTGGGACCGGGCGAACCGCCAGGCCATCGAGCTGCTCGCCCGGGTCGGCCTGGCCGAGAACCCGCTGACCCAGGTCAAGCACCTCGGCGTCGGCAAGCAGCAGCTCGTCGAGATCGCCAAGGCGCTGTCGAAGGAAGTGAAGCTGCTGATCCTCGACGAGCCCACCGCCGCGCTGAACGACGACGACTCCCAGCACCTGCTCGACCTGCTCAAGGGCCTGCAGGGCAAGGGCATCACCTCGATCATGATCAGCCACAAGCTCAACGAGATCGAGCAGATCGCCGACGAGATCACGATCATCCGGGACGGCCGGACGATCGAGACGCTCGCCGTCGCCGCGGACGCCGTCGACGAGGACCGGATCATCCGCGGGATGGTCGGCCGGGACCTCGAGAACCGCTTCCCCGAGCACGTGCCCGAGATCGGCGACGTGCTCTTCGAGCTCCGCGACTGGTCGGTGATGCACCCGCTGGACGCGTCCCGCGCGGTCATCCGGGACGCCAACCTCTCCGTCCGCAAGGGCGAGATCGTCGGCATCGCCGGCCTGATGGGCGCCGGTCGCACCGAGCTGGCCCGCAGCGTCTTCGGCCGGTCCTACGGCAGCCGGGTCGAGGGCCGGCTCACCCTGAACGGCAAGGAGCTGCACCTGCGCTCGGTGCACGCCGCGATCGACGCCGGCATCGCCTACCTCACCGAGGACCGCAAGGTGCTGGGGCTGAACCTCCTCGACGACATCAAGCGCTCGATCACGTCGGCCGGGCTGGACAAGATCCGCAAGGGCCTGACGGTCGACCAGCGCGAGGAGGTCGTGGTCGCGGAGAAGTACCGCACCAGCATGAACATCAAGACCCCCACCGTGAACGAGGGCGTCGCCAAGCTGTCCGGCGGCAACCAGCAGAAGGTGGTGCTGTCCAAGTGGATGTTCACCGACCCGCAGCTGCTGATCCTCGACGAGCCGACGCGCGGCATCGACGTCGGCGCGAAGTACGAGATCTACGGCGTCATCCAGCGGCTCGCCAAGCAGGGCCGGGGTGTCATCGTGATCTCCTCCGAGCTGCCCGAGCTGCTCGGGCTCTGCGACCGCATCTACACCCTCGCCGAGGGTCGCATCACCCAGGAGTTCAGTCGCGCCGAGGCTAACCAGGAGTCACTCATGCGCTACATGACCAAGTCGACACAGGAGCAAGAGGTAGTCCGATGA